The Brassica oleracea var. oleracea cultivar TO1000 chromosome C6, BOL, whole genome shotgun sequence genome includes a region encoding these proteins:
- the LOC106300469 gene encoding pyrophosphate-energized membrane proton pump 2, translating into MMMDEDVEQASLMSFNDRPRAFPNMRSKTYSPLIFRILRKLNVRVVSIILLLCFGAIFYMGASTSPIILFVFIVCIFSFLLSIYLTKWVLAKDEGPPEMVQISDAIRDGAEGFFRTQYSTISKMAVLLAFVILCIYLFRSLTPQQEAAGLGRAMSAYITVAAFLLGALCSGIAGYVGMWVSVRANVRVSSAARRSAREALQIAVRAGGFSALVVVGMAVIGIAILYSTFYVWLGVDSPGAMSVNDLPLLLVGYGFGASFVALFAQLGGGIYTKGADVGADLVGKVEQGIPEDDPRNPAVIADLVGDNVGDCAARGADLFESIAAEIISAMILGGTMAKKCKIEDPSGFILFPLVVHSFDLVISSIGILSIKGTRDASVKSPVEDPMAVLQKGYSLTIILAVLTFGASTRWLLYTEQAPSAWFSFALCGLVGIITAYAFVWISKYYTDYKHEPVRTLALASSTGHGTNIIAGVSLGLESTALPVLVISVAIISAYWLGNTSGLVDENGVPTGGLFGTAVATMGMLSTAAYVLTMDMFGPIADNAGGIVEMSQQPESVREITDLLDAVGNTTKATTKGFAIGSAALASFLLFSAYMDEVSAFASVSFKEVDIAIPEVFVGGLLGSMLIFLFSAWACAAVGRTAQEVVNEVRRQFIERPGIMEYKEKPDYSRCVAIVASAALREMIKPGALAIASPIVVGLVFRVLGYYTGQPLLGAKVVASMLMFATVSGILMALFLNTAGGAWDNAKKYIETGALGGKGSEAHKAAVTGDTVGDPFKDTAGPSIHVLIKMLATITLVMAPVFL; encoded by the exons ATGATGATGGATGAAGATGTTGAGCAGGCCAGTCTTATGTCTTTCAATGACAGGCCCAGGGCTTTTCCCAACATGCGTAGTAAAACCTACAGTCCGCTG ATATTCCGGATTCTTAGGAAATTGAATGTCCGTGTTGTTTCAATAATTCTACTGTTGTGCTTTGGAGCGATCTTTTACATGGGAGCTAGTACCTCTCCTATCATCTTGTTCGTCTTCATAGTATGCATCTTCAGCTTCCTCTTGTCAATATATCTAACCAAGTGGGTTTTAGCGAAAGATGAAGGGCCTCCAGAGATGGTTCAG ATATCAGATGCTATACGTGATGGAGCTGAAGGGTTCTTCAGAACGCAGTATAGTACTATATCCAAGATGGCCGTCTTGCTAGCTTTTGTGATTCTTTGCATATATCTATTCCGTAGCTTGACTCCCCAGCAAGAGGCTGCTGGTTTAGGAAG GGCGATGTCTGCTTATATTACTGTTGCCGCATTTCTTTTGGGGGCGCTATGCTCAGGTATTGCTGGATATGTTGGAATGTGGGTGTCAGTTCGTGCTAATGTGCGGGTTTCCAGTGCGGCTAGACGATCTGCGAGAGAAGCACTGCAG ATAGCCGTTCGTGCGGGTGGGTTTTCAGCCCTGGTTGTTGTTGGTATGGCTGTGATTGGTATAGCTATCCTTTACTCTACGTTTTATGTTTGGTTGGGAGTGGATTCACCAGGCGCAATGAGTGTTAATGACC TGCCTCTTCTTCTCGTGGGATATGGTTTTGGTGCTTCGTTTGTCGCCTTATTTGCTCAGTTGGGTGGTGGAATATACACTAAGGGAGCTGATGTTGGGGCAGATCTCGTCGGAAAAGTCGAGCAGGGTATTCCCGAGGATGATCCTCGAAATCCTGCTGTTATTGCTGATTTG GTTGGAGACAATGTGGGGGACTGTGCTGCCAGAGGTGCTGATTTATTTGAAAGTATAGCTGCAGAAATTATCAGCGCTATGATACTAGGTGGAACAATGGCTAAGAAGTGCAAAATTGAAG ATCCATCAGGCTTTATCCTATTTCCTCTAGTTGTTCATTCTTTTGACTTGGTAATATCATCAATTGGTATATTATCAATCAAGGGAACACGTGATGCTAGCGTTAAATCTCCGGTGGAGGATCCAATGGCTGTACTTCAGAAAGGATATTCTCTGACTATAATATTGGCAGTTTTGACTTTTGGAGCG TCCACTCGCTGGTTGCTGTACACTGAACAAGCTCCATCTGCATGGTTCAGTTTCGCTCTTTGTGGGCTGGTCGGCATCATCACAGCTTATGCCTTTGTCTGGATATCCAAATATTATACTGACTATAAGCATGAGCCTGTTAGGACGTTGGCTCTTGCTAGCTCGACTGGTCACGGTACCAATATAATTGCTGGAGTCAGCTTGGGTCTCGAATCAACAGCTCTTCCTGTCTTGGTTATAAGTGTTGCTATAATATCTGCTTATTGGCTGGGCAATACCTCGGGACTAGTTGATGAAAATGGAGTTCCCACTGGAGGGCTATTTGGAACAGCTGTTGCTACAATGGGAATGCTAAGCACTGCAGCTTATGTTCTTACTATGGACATGTTTGGCCCCATAGCTGATAACGCTGGTGGGATTGTCGAAATGAGCCAGCAG CCTGAAAGTGTCCGTGAGATCACTGATCTTCTTGACGCTGTTGGGAACACCACAAAAGCAACAACAAAAGGGTTTGCCATTGGATCTGCTGCACTTGCGTCATTCCTTCTTTTTAGTGCGTATATGGACGAGGTTTCAGCTTTTGCTAGTGTGTCTTTCAAAGAG GTTGATATTGCTATCCCAGAAGTCTTCGTAGGTGGATTATTGGGTTCCATGCTCATTTTCCTCTTTAGTGCTTGGGCATGCGCAGCAGTTGGTCGAACTGCACAAGAGGTTGTTAACGAAGTAAGACGACAATTTATTGAGAGGCCTGGCATAATG GAGTACAAGGAGAAGCCAGATTACAGTCGCTGTGTTGCCATCGTCGCATCTGCAGCTTTGAGGGAAATGATAAAGCCAGGGGCTTTAGCTATAGCATCACCCATTGTAGTTG GTTTGGTATTCCGGGTCCTGGGATACTACACGGGACAACCCCTGCTGGGAGCTAAAGTTGTAGCTTCTATGCTCATGTTTGCAACAGTCTCTGGTATCTTAATGGCATTATTCCTAAACACAGCGGGTGGTGCTTGGGACAATGCAAAGAAATACATAGAGACCGGTGCACTCGGTGGCAAAGGAAGTGAAGCACACAAAGCGGCCGTGACCGGTGATAC TGTGGGAGATCCGTTCAAGGACACGGCTGGTCCTTCCATTCATGTGCTCATCAAAATGCTCGCGACTATAACTCTTGTCATGGCTCCGGTTTTCCTTTGA